GATCCATCTTTATCTAATTATAGCCAAAATATGCATTTAAAAAACTTAAAAGTTCATGACCTATGGTAGAATCAATTAATTGATCAATATATGGTAAAAGAAATGAATCTTTAGGGCAACCTTTATTTAAATTAGTATAATCCACACAAACTCACCACTTTCTATTCTTATTTGGAACTACGACATCACTAGCTAACCAGTCAGGGTACTTTACCTCTCATGTTGAACCAATTTTAAGAAGATTTTGTACCTCATCATGGATTACTTGATTTTTAAATGCCCCattcttcctttcttctttttgaCAGGTGGGTGCAATAGATCCTCATTCAGTTTATGAGTCATTACCTCCggtggtatacctgtcatatctgaatgcgaTCAAGCAAAGCAATCGGCATTAGCACGTAAAAAAAaacaattaacttacctttcaattccAAGCTCAAGTTTGCTCTGATGTAAACTTTTTGTCATGCCAGCAGATGAATAATATAACAACTTCGAGCTCCTCCGTGGTTGTTTTGATATTATCATTTTCTTCTGGTTCTTGAATCATATCAGGTCTCGAATGTATATCAGATTGACCTCTCGGACTTCTAGTTGAGGTGGGCATTGAATTATCCTCAACTGAATTCTTTAATTTCTATATCACACCTCCATCCTCGGATGTTGCACTTGGGATCGCCACTGAATTAATATCTCATGATGCCTGTTGATCTCCTCAGATTTATCTGATTCCCCATTGTGATGGGAACTTAATGACTTGATGCAACGTTGATGGGACCGCAtctatatcatgaatccatggccttcccaAGATTGTGTTATAGGCCATGTCTGCATCTATCACCTAgaatttagtgtctttgatgacTCCTTCTGCAAATATAGCCGATACAACTTCTCCTTTCGCGACGACACTTGAATTATCGAACCTAGATATCGACTGTGCCTTTGGTACAATTCGATAATTTGCTTGCATCTCATTCACTACTCTTACTAGAATGGTATTTACTGAGTTACCTGggtcaatcaaaactcgtttAACATTAGTATCATGTACAAGTAGAGATATTACCACTGCATCGTTATGAGGAATTATCAAGCCGTCCGCATCTTCATCGTCAAACATTATGCTTTCTCCTTCCAAAACTTGACAAAGCTGTTTCCCGTGGGTAACGGTAACCTTGTATGTCTTTCTTGCTGCCGTGTACGTTACCCTGTTAACTTCTTCACCACCAATTATAACTTTTACCGTTCTCTTTGGTGACGGGGGCTTTGGTGGTTCTTGCCTGTTTTTCATGTAAGattgttttcctttttcattAAACAAATTAGTGAGATAGCCTTGCTTCTgattcccagaccccactagtgggattctactgggttgttattgttgtagccTTACTTCAACAGATACTCAACTTCCCATGTAAGATCCTGCAATCTGCTATTCTATGGCCATGATCGTTGTGAAACTCGCACCAAATTAGTAAGATAGCCTTGCTTCTgattcccagaccccactagtgggattctacagggttgttattgttgtagccTTGCTTCAACAGATACTCAACTTCCCCTGTAAGATCCTGCAAtcttcttatttgaagtcatcgaTATatattatctcttccattgtgagttattcttatttagtatcgtggttacacattatctttctcattgttgatttattggtgttgaagttttgaaagatgttatcacattgaggcgaagtgttaattgttgagatatctttcttgttaagaaatttacattcattgttcctgttgatattcttgtacacattgtggttgagccttgagctattgttgtggaaacattgatatggTTGATAATTGGCAAGTTATGATATATGTGCACTTGTGGTGctagttgttattgtgatgtgatattgatgcgcatgtggcGGTATAATGATAAGGGTAATATGCATGCGGTGgcaccaatcgagtattcagatggcttcctatgaggccctatatgggagacaatgtcgttctccagttggttggtttgagccgggagaggctaagttattgggcataaatttggttcgagatgccttggagaaggccAAGTTGAtctaggatcggcttcgtacagcccaatctag
The DNA window shown above is from Nicotiana tomentosiformis chromosome 8, ASM39032v3, whole genome shotgun sequence and carries:
- the LOC138897293 gene encoding uncharacterized protein, with the protein product MKNRQEPPKPPSPKRTVKVIIGGEEVNRVTYTAARKTYKVTVTHGKQLCQVLEGESIMFDDEDADGLIIPHNDAVVISLLVHDTNVKRVLIDPGNSVNTILVRVVNEMQANYRIVPKAQSISRFDNSSVVAKGEVVSAIFAEGVIKDTKF